Proteins co-encoded in one Roseofilum capinflatum BLCC-M114 genomic window:
- a CDS encoding cation:proton antiporter, with product MTHLTIAWLALPFIAGLGIYLLPRLDWFLAFGVTLVSIAYATFVFRQPEPTTLELLDSFGVTLTIDQQSGFFILTNALVCAAVLLYCWRTNKSAFFYAQLIILQGSVNSVFICADWLSVYVALEVISIASFLLIAYPRSDRSVWVGLRYLFVSNVAMLFYLVGAILVYKANNSFAFAGLTNAPTEAIALIFLGLLAKGGIFVSGLWLPLTHSESETPVSALLSGVVVKTGVFPLVRCALMLEDIDPIVRIFGVGTAVLGVGYAVFEKDIKRMLAFHTISQLGFVLAAPEVGGFYALTHGLVKSALFLVGGNLPSRNLKELHHKPIPNALWIALTMASFSISGFPLLSGFGAKVLTMKNLMPWQVIGMNIAALGTAISFAKLIFLPHEPAKEGDKKQSIGFWLAVVVLIGGLVGANVVYYEAYTLANIIKPLATIALGWLAYFLIFRNSKIKLPRMLEELDHLMGMMSLMLLLLFWMVLP from the coding sequence ATGACTCACTTAACGATCGCCTGGCTTGCTCTTCCCTTTATTGCCGGACTAGGGATTTACCTCCTACCGAGGCTCGATTGGTTTTTGGCCTTTGGGGTAACCCTAGTCTCCATTGCCTATGCGACGTTTGTGTTTCGGCAACCGGAACCCACTACCCTAGAATTGCTCGATAGTTTCGGGGTTACCCTCACCATCGATCAGCAAAGTGGCTTCTTTATCCTCACCAATGCCCTAGTCTGTGCAGCAGTTCTGCTTTACTGTTGGCGCACCAATAAAAGTGCCTTCTTTTATGCTCAACTGATTATTTTACAGGGCAGTGTCAACTCGGTTTTTATTTGTGCCGATTGGCTGAGTGTCTATGTTGCCTTAGAAGTGATTAGCATCGCCTCCTTTCTGCTGATTGCTTATCCGAGGAGCGATCGCTCCGTATGGGTAGGATTGCGTTATCTCTTTGTCAGCAATGTGGCCATGCTCTTCTACTTAGTAGGAGCCATCCTGGTCTATAAAGCCAACAACTCCTTTGCCTTTGCCGGACTCACCAATGCTCCCACAGAGGCGATCGCCCTCATCTTTTTGGGACTGCTTGCCAAAGGCGGCATCTTCGTCTCCGGACTCTGGTTACCCCTCACCCACTCCGAATCCGAAACCCCCGTTTCCGCCCTGCTCTCCGGAGTCGTGGTCAAAACCGGAGTCTTTCCCCTGGTGCGCTGCGCCCTCATGTTAGAAGACATTGACCCCATTGTGCGGATCTTTGGTGTAGGTACAGCCGTATTAGGGGTAGGCTATGCCGTGTTTGAAAAAGACATCAAACGGATGTTAGCCTTTCATACCATTTCCCAATTAGGCTTTGTCCTGGCAGCCCCAGAAGTGGGAGGATTCTACGCCCTCACCCACGGACTGGTCAAATCTGCCCTATTCTTGGTTGGGGGAAACTTACCGAGTCGAAACTTGAAAGAATTGCACCATAAACCGATTCCTAATGCTCTGTGGATTGCCCTAACGATGGCGAGTTTCTCGATTTCAGGTTTTCCCCTACTCTCCGGGTTTGGCGCAAAAGTCCTGACCATGAAAAACCTGATGCCTTGGCAGGTAATCGGCATGAATATTGCTGCCTTGGGAACTGCCATCTCCTTTGCTAAGTTAATCTTTTTGCCCCATGAACCCGCAAAAGAGGGAGATAAAAAACAATCGATCGGTTTCTGGTTAGCTGTAGTGGTCTTAATTGGTGGACTGGTGGGGGCAAACGTCGTTTATTATGAAGCCTATACCCTAGCCAATATCATCAAACCTCTGGCAACGATCGCCCTGGGTTGGCTGGCCTACTTTCTTATCTTCCGCAACTCAAAGATCAAACTACCCCGAATGCTGGAGGAGTTGGATCATCTCATGGGGATGATGAGTTTAATGCTGTTACTCCTTTTCTGGATGGTGTTGCCATGA
- a CDS encoding monovalent cation/H(+) antiporter subunit G has protein sequence MINTLSYICMGVGIVFWFWGTWPLVGDRSVLFKLHSLSVADTLGSMSMIVGLLLQIPREWPLLVLGIISLAIWNTVLGYVLAYCSSGGNDDD, from the coding sequence ATGATTAATACCTTGAGTTATATCTGTATGGGAGTGGGGATTGTGTTCTGGTTTTGGGGCACTTGGCCTTTAGTGGGCGATCGCTCCGTTCTCTTTAAGCTCCATAGTCTCTCTGTGGCCGATACCCTCGGTTCCATGAGTATGATTGTTGGTTTATTGCTGCAAATTCCCAGGGAATGGCCCTTGCTGGTGTTGGGCATTATTTCTCTAGCGATTTGGAATACAGTTTTAGGGTATGTCTTAGCCTATTGTTCCAGTGGGGGGAATGATGACGACTGA
- a CDS encoding DUF4040 domain-containing protein, which translates to MMTTEISLLLIVALLPLAAGLVVLQTNPYHALVIRGILGAIAALVYAVLGGADVALTEALVGTMLAITLYAVAVRSSLVMRLGMISEGMDEENPQFEALIDGLQQTLHKYHMRLDLVSYGDRKSLDQALLDKEIHATCLPSGEQKTAKPYHTTVRIERLYEIMQTELPSEVTSLSMPSDVK; encoded by the coding sequence ATGATGACGACTGAGATCTCTTTATTGTTAATTGTGGCTCTCTTGCCTTTAGCGGCTGGTTTGGTTGTCCTTCAGACTAACCCCTATCATGCTCTGGTGATTCGGGGAATATTGGGAGCTATAGCGGCTCTCGTCTATGCGGTGTTGGGTGGGGCGGATGTGGCCCTAACCGAGGCCCTGGTGGGGACAATGCTGGCGATTACCTTATATGCGGTAGCGGTGCGATCGTCTTTGGTGATGCGTTTGGGCATGATTTCTGAAGGGATGGATGAGGAAAATCCCCAGTTTGAAGCGTTGATTGATGGCTTACAGCAGACCTTACATAAATATCATATGCGCCTCGATCTGGTGTCCTATGGCGATCGCAAGAGCCTGGATCAAGCCCTGCTGGATAAGGAAATTCACGCCACTTGTCTTCCTTCTGGAGAGCAGAAAACAGCCAAACCCTATCATACGACGGTTCGGATAGAACGGCTTTATGAGATTATGCAGACTGAGTTACCCAGTGAGGTCACCAGTTTATCCATGCCTAGTGATGTGAAGTAA
- a CDS encoding Na(+)/H(+) antiporter subunit B translates to MGIRWLYLVAGLIFLVKMLVMKNPTLESLEASMVELVVQDSGVPNAVSGIIFRNRLYDTIFEVVVFTIAIMGAKFLLANEQPSAMVRQFTDQPSIVLARLGAIISALVCIELAIRGHLSPGGGFAAGVAGGTAIGLIAITSPSERMEQIYERWKASTWEKISVLIFIVLAAITLVGVELPQGELGTLLSGGIIPVLNILVALKVALGSWAVILIFIRYRGLL, encoded by the coding sequence ATGGGGATACGTTGGCTCTATTTGGTCGCAGGACTGATTTTTTTAGTGAAAATGTTGGTGATGAAAAATCCGACATTGGAGAGTTTAGAGGCCTCTATGGTGGAGTTGGTGGTTCAAGATAGTGGCGTACCGAATGCAGTTTCGGGGATTATTTTTAGAAATCGGCTCTACGATACCATCTTTGAGGTGGTGGTGTTTACGATCGCCATTATGGGCGCTAAGTTTTTGTTAGCCAATGAACAGCCGTCGGCGATGGTTCGCCAGTTTACCGACCAACCCTCTATCGTTTTAGCCCGTTTGGGGGCTATCATCTCCGCTTTAGTCTGTATCGAGTTGGCTATCCGCGGCCATTTAAGTCCCGGAGGCGGCTTTGCGGCAGGTGTGGCTGGGGGAACGGCGATCGGTTTGATTGCCATTACGTCCCCGTCAGAACGGATGGAACAGATTTATGAGCGGTGGAAAGCCTCCACCTGGGAAAAGATCTCGGTTTTAATCTTTATTGTCTTAGCTGCCATTACGTTAGTCGGTGTAGAGCTACCCCAAGGAGAGTTAGGGACACTCTTGAGCGGTGGGATTATTCCGGTTTTGAATATTTTGGTCGCCCTGAAAGTGGCCTTGGGATCGTGGGCAGTGATTCTGATTTTTATCCGTTATCGTGGTCTGTTGTAA
- a CDS encoding WG repeat-containing protein: MVFWLKQSPLRGFWAIATLTYLISGSPVSAFPDTQNYWASDCIERLSSGRGWVGYPDGTFRPNASITRAEFATMMINAFRTHSFSEREAITFKDVPSSHWAYQTIKRSYELQFFSGYPDRTFRPNQPITRTEAFVVLQSASDFTAPEEIEAFLNQVFDDVEAIPNYAKEAIANAAIGRLILNYPQVRQLRPTEPATRGEMAATFCQVLTISRTLPQAYIAVGEDPFDLPPELGGISEFSEGLAVFRGPNFKMGYMNPQGEIVIPAQYDYASIFEDGIARVRTGSLWQVITPEGKVTLEQNGYIPQFSEGLVRLGRSYPYTAIYNRDGEFMFEIDHFIDEFSDGLALVKLQERGGYGFVDRTGAYVIDPQPYEVSSFSEGRAWILQETEPGKPRYGFIDKTGKIVIEPVYEEVKAFSEGLAAVKVGGLWGYIDRSGTMVIEPQFQQAQPFSEGLAGVQGDSTWGYINPEGTWMIEGGFHVPEFAQIQPIEPFENGLAIARIGDRAGVKDRQANWVLPVEFVDIAGVSDGLAFVNVGGRWTTEVTGTNIPPDYPRRSVMTGGRWGYSSLRYKINEEF, encoded by the coding sequence ATGGTTTTCTGGTTAAAACAATCTCCCCTCAGAGGGTTTTGGGCGATCGCCACCCTTACCTATCTGATCTCTGGATCGCCGGTATCTGCGTTTCCCGATACCCAAAATTACTGGGCTTCTGACTGCATTGAACGACTGTCCTCTGGACGGGGATGGGTGGGTTATCCCGATGGCACATTTCGCCCGAATGCTTCGATCACTAGGGCAGAGTTCGCCACGATGATGATCAATGCTTTTCGCACCCATTCCTTTTCTGAGCGGGAGGCCATTACCTTTAAGGATGTTCCCTCATCCCATTGGGCGTATCAGACGATTAAACGCTCCTATGAGCTGCAATTTTTTAGCGGATACCCCGATCGCACCTTTCGCCCCAACCAACCCATTACCCGCACCGAAGCCTTTGTGGTTCTCCAAAGTGCCAGCGACTTTACCGCACCAGAAGAGATTGAAGCCTTTCTCAATCAAGTCTTTGATGATGTTGAAGCGATTCCCAACTATGCAAAAGAGGCGATCGCCAACGCCGCGATCGGTCGATTGATCCTCAACTATCCCCAAGTGCGGCAACTGCGCCCCACCGAACCCGCAACTAGAGGGGAAATGGCAGCCACCTTTTGCCAAGTCCTGACGATTTCTCGCACCCTACCCCAAGCCTACATCGCCGTTGGTGAAGACCCCTTTGACTTGCCCCCAGAACTGGGTGGCATCAGTGAATTTTCGGAAGGGTTAGCTGTTTTTCGCGGCCCCAACTTCAAAATGGGTTACATGAACCCCCAAGGGGAAATTGTCATTCCTGCCCAATATGACTATGCCAGCATCTTTGAAGATGGCATTGCCAGGGTGAGAACCGGTAGCCTCTGGCAAGTCATTACTCCAGAGGGTAAAGTTACCCTGGAACAAAATGGCTATATTCCCCAATTTTCTGAGGGTTTAGTCCGTCTGGGTCGCAGCTATCCCTACACCGCCATTTATAACCGGGACGGAGAATTTATGTTTGAAATTGACCACTTTATTGATGAATTCTCCGATGGTCTAGCCTTAGTCAAACTGCAAGAGCGCGGCGGTTATGGGTTTGTCGATCGCACTGGAGCCTATGTGATTGACCCCCAACCCTATGAAGTCTCTTCATTTTCCGAGGGACGAGCCTGGATTTTGCAGGAAACCGAGCCAGGAAAGCCCCGTTACGGCTTTATCGACAAAACTGGAAAAATTGTCATCGAACCGGTTTACGAGGAAGTAAAAGCCTTTTCTGAAGGGCTGGCGGCGGTGAAAGTCGGTGGACTCTGGGGCTATATTGACCGCTCTGGAACAATGGTAATTGAACCTCAATTTCAACAGGCTCAACCTTTTTCTGAAGGTCTCGCAGGTGTTCAGGGAGACAGCACTTGGGGCTATATTAATCCTGAAGGAACCTGGATGATTGAAGGGGGATTTCATGTGCCCGAATTCGCCCAAATTCAGCCGATAGAACCGTTTGAAAATGGATTAGCGATCGCGCGAATTGGCGATCGGGCAGGGGTCAAGGATCGCCAGGCGAATTGGGTTCTACCTGTGGAATTTGTCGATATTGCCGGTGTTTCCGATGGGTTAGCCTTTGTGAATGTGGGAGGACGCTGGACAACAGAGGTTACGGGTACAAATATCCCCCCAGATTATCCTCGACGCTCTGTGATGACTGGAGGCCGTTGGGGTTACAGCAGTTTGCGCTATAAAATAAATGAGGAGTTTTAA
- a CDS encoding DUF2499 domain-containing protein, whose protein sequence is MNVLSIPTWVIHVSSVIEWLMAIWLIWRYGELTGDRRWVWFSLAMLPALISAMSACTWHFFDNDPNLEWIVTLQAAMTVVGNCTLCAAGWLLWRQTQSQA, encoded by the coding sequence ATGAATGTACTGTCAATTCCCACTTGGGTGATTCATGTCTCCAGTGTAATTGAATGGCTCATGGCCATTTGGCTGATTTGGCGTTATGGAGAATTAACCGGCGATCGCCGTTGGGTGTGGTTTTCCCTCGCCATGCTTCCCGCCCTCATCAGCGCCATGTCTGCCTGCACCTGGCATTTCTTCGATAACGATCCCAACCTAGAATGGATTGTTACCCTACAAGCCGCCATGACCGTTGTCGGCAATTGTACCCTTTGCGCCGCCGGTTGGCTCCTGTGGCGACAAACCCAATCTCAAGCTTAA
- a CDS encoding DUF3593 domain-containing protein: MSKDALFAISLFPYLGFLWFITRSGQMPRLALIGFYMTLVFVGVTIPAGIYAQVVYHEALANVDWLHGGAEIFLSISNILIVLGFYQAVKSQQAKASDP, from the coding sequence ATGTCTAAAGATGCCCTATTTGCAATATCCTTGTTTCCCTATTTAGGATTTCTATGGTTTATTACCCGCTCTGGACAAATGCCCCGGTTAGCCCTAATTGGCTTTTATATGACCTTAGTCTTTGTAGGCGTAACCATTCCCGCCGGGATTTATGCCCAAGTCGTCTACCATGAAGCCCTCGCTAATGTAGACTGGCTCCATGGCGGCGCGGAAATTTTCCTCAGTATTTCCAATATCCTCATTGTCCTAGGATTTTATCAAGCCGTTAAATCTCAACAAGCCAAAGCCTCCGATCCTTAA
- a CDS encoding DNA polymerase III subunit alpha, translating to MSFVGLHIHTDYSLLDGASQIAQLVSKAQELGMPAIAITDHGVMYGAIELIKACRNSPVDPIIGNEMYIINGDIETKYKKIKKYHQLVLAKNTQGYKNLVKLTTTSNLKGIQGKGIFARPCINKELLEQYHEGLILTSGCLGSEIPQLILAGDMKKAREVAKWYQKLFKDDYYLEIQDHGSQEDRIVNVELMKIGQELGIKLVATNDSHFISCYDTEAHDALLCINTASLISDEKRMRYSGTEYLKTAEEMAQLFRDHLPEAVIQEAIANTLEVASKIEPYKGILGEPRIPDYPIPKDHTPDTYVEKQAWDGLLERLQLKSREELKPAYKERLEYELKMLQRMGFSTYFLVVWDYIKYARDNNIPVGPGRGSAAGSLVAYALRITNIDPVHHGLLFERFLNPERKSMPDIDTDFCIERRDDVIEYVTEKYGKERVAQIITFNRMTSKAVLKDVARVLDIPYSEADQMAKMIPVSRGKPTKLKIMVSDQTPTPEFKQKYESDDRVRQWIDMAMRIEGTNKTFGVHAAGVVISKEPLDEIVPLQRNNDGAVITQYSMENIEALGLLKMDFLGLKNLTTIQKALEYVDKNHHLKLDPYDIPAEERKAQETYLRLKKLPKDVDKTYKVLEKGDLEGIFQLESSGMRQVVRELKPSCIEDISSILALYRPGPLDAGLIPKFINRKHGIEQIVYEHQLLEPILNETYAVLVYQEQIMKVAQDLAGYSLGEADLLRRAMGKKKMSEMQKHRNIFMDGAAKNGIDKTIAESLFDQMVKFAEYCFNKSHSTAYAYVTYQTAYLKANYPVEYMAALLTSNSGDQDKVGKYIANCREMGISIEPPDINRSGVEFTPTENHTILFGLSAVKNLGQGAIDCILKAREEGEFKALADLCDRVDLRTVNNRALESLIKCGAFDGFDDNRAQLLADLEKIVPWAHSRAKDREIGPNLFDMLGNTPFSSQNTNSRAHEVAPKAAPVPEISLADKLQMEKELLGFYVSEHPLNSVTQFVQHLDPQPIPLSQLEEAPKRKPVKVLAMITDIKEIMTKSGKLMVILNLEDLSTKAEAKVWGDDYERVKGNLVTEIPVILTGKVSCWNDQTQLTVSEAEKVKLEEIQKPIEGELESSVKSPIESPVNVIDSDSISTPVEQEISPNPGPNIESQPSGVVSSSPVPDVRQSWIVITLSLEEASEAVMRNRLKLLLEEYSGQTNTQTYPVLIVIKGDRFGFSQGVKLPLQWQVQDPDALVERLRQEQVAVEFKPLELQNLRV from the coding sequence ATGTCTTTCGTAGGATTACATATTCACACCGACTATAGCCTCCTCGATGGTGCATCTCAAATTGCCCAATTGGTGAGCAAAGCGCAGGAATTAGGAATGCCCGCGATCGCCATTACCGATCATGGGGTGATGTATGGAGCAATTGAGTTAATTAAAGCCTGTCGCAATAGTCCAGTAGATCCCATTATTGGCAATGAAATGTACATCATTAATGGGGATATTGAGACCAAATATAAGAAAATCAAGAAATATCACCAATTAGTATTAGCGAAAAATACTCAAGGGTATAAAAATTTAGTTAAGCTAACCACAACATCCAACTTAAAAGGTATTCAAGGCAAAGGAATTTTTGCCCGTCCTTGCATTAACAAAGAACTGCTTGAACAGTACCATGAAGGGTTGATTTTAACCAGTGGCTGCTTAGGGAGCGAAATTCCCCAGTTAATCCTCGCAGGAGATATGAAAAAAGCGCGAGAAGTGGCGAAATGGTATCAAAAATTATTCAAAGACGACTATTATCTAGAAATTCAAGACCATGGATCGCAAGAAGACCGAATTGTGAATGTGGAATTGATGAAAATCGGTCAAGAATTGGGGATTAAACTGGTAGCTACCAATGACTCCCACTTTATTTCCTGTTATGATACGGAAGCCCATGACGCGCTATTGTGCATTAATACTGCCAGTTTAATTAGCGATGAGAAGCGGATGCGCTATAGCGGGACGGAGTACCTGAAAACGGCTGAGGAAATGGCGCAGTTATTCCGGGATCATCTTCCGGAAGCAGTGATTCAGGAGGCGATCGCCAACACCCTGGAAGTCGCGTCAAAAATCGAACCTTACAAAGGCATTCTCGGAGAGCCTCGCATCCCAGATTATCCCATCCCCAAAGACCACACCCCCGACACCTACGTGGAAAAACAAGCTTGGGATGGACTCCTAGAACGCTTACAACTCAAAAGTCGAGAAGAACTCAAACCTGCCTATAAAGAGCGCCTTGAATATGAACTCAAAATGCTCCAGCGCATGGGATTCTCCACCTATTTTTTAGTCGTTTGGGACTATATCAAATATGCCAGAGATAATAACATCCCCGTTGGGCCCGGTCGCGGTTCTGCTGCGGGTTCATTAGTTGCCTATGCCTTACGAATCACCAATATTGATCCCGTTCACCATGGACTTTTATTCGAGCGATTTTTGAATCCAGAACGGAAATCCATGCCGGATATTGATACCGACTTTTGCATTGAACGGCGAGATGATGTAATTGAATATGTAACCGAAAAATACGGTAAAGAACGGGTTGCACAAATTATCACCTTTAACCGCATGACCTCAAAAGCCGTGCTTAAAGATGTGGCACGAGTTCTCGATATTCCTTACTCAGAAGCGGATCAAATGGCAAAAATGATTCCCGTTTCTAGGGGGAAACCCACTAAGCTAAAAATCATGGTTTCCGATCAAACACCAACACCGGAATTCAAGCAAAAATATGAGTCAGATGATCGGGTTCGTCAGTGGATAGACATGGCGATGAGAATTGAAGGAACCAACAAAACTTTTGGAGTTCATGCTGCTGGCGTAGTTATTTCTAAAGAACCCTTAGATGAAATTGTTCCCTTGCAACGCAATAATGATGGAGCCGTAATTACCCAATATTCCATGGAGAATATTGAAGCCTTGGGATTGCTGAAAATGGACTTTCTGGGCTTAAAAAACCTGACCACGATTCAAAAGGCTTTAGAGTATGTGGATAAAAATCATCACTTAAAACTTGATCCCTATGATATCCCGGCTGAAGAACGCAAAGCCCAGGAAACCTATCTGCGGCTTAAGAAGTTACCCAAAGATGTGGATAAAACCTATAAAGTTCTAGAAAAAGGAGATTTAGAAGGTATTTTTCAGTTGGAATCTTCTGGGATGAGGCAAGTGGTTCGGGAACTGAAACCCTCTTGTATTGAAGATATTTCTTCTATTCTCGCTCTCTATCGACCGGGGCCCCTTGATGCGGGTTTAATTCCCAAGTTTATTAACCGCAAACATGGCATTGAGCAAATTGTTTATGAGCATCAACTGTTAGAGCCGATTTTGAATGAAACCTATGCGGTTTTGGTCTATCAAGAACAGATCATGAAGGTGGCTCAGGATTTAGCGGGCTATTCCCTAGGGGAAGCGGATTTATTGCGCCGTGCCATGGGTAAAAAGAAGATGTCAGAAATGCAAAAACATCGCAATATTTTTATGGATGGGGCAGCGAAAAATGGCATCGATAAAACCATTGCTGAAAGTTTGTTCGATCAGATGGTTAAGTTTGCTGAATATTGCTTCAATAAATCTCACTCTACCGCCTATGCTTATGTGACCTATCAGACCGCTTATCTGAAAGCCAATTATCCGGTGGAATATATGGCGGCTTTGCTGACTTCTAATAGTGGAGATCAGGATAAGGTGGGTAAATATATCGCCAATTGTCGAGAGATGGGGATATCGATTGAACCGCCGGATATTAATCGATCGGGTGTGGAATTTACGCCGACTGAAAACCATACTATTTTATTTGGCTTATCGGCGGTGAAAAATTTGGGACAGGGGGCAATTGATTGTATCTTAAAAGCTAGAGAAGAAGGGGAATTTAAGGCATTGGCGGATTTGTGCGATCGCGTGGATTTACGAACGGTGAATAACCGCGCTTTAGAATCTCTAATTAAATGCGGTGCGTTTGATGGTTTTGATGATAATCGCGCCCAACTGTTAGCCGATTTAGAAAAGATTGTACCCTGGGCCCATAGTCGAGCAAAAGATCGGGAAATCGGCCCCAATTTATTCGATATGTTGGGCAATACTCCCTTTAGTAGTCAAAACACCAATAGTCGTGCCCATGAAGTCGCCCCAAAAGCGGCTCCTGTGCCGGAAATTAGTTTAGCTGATAAGCTGCAAATGGAGAAAGAATTGCTTGGCTTTTATGTTTCTGAACATCCCCTGAATTCGGTTACTCAATTTGTGCAACATTTAGATCCACAACCCATTCCTCTATCCCAGTTAGAAGAAGCGCCAAAGCGCAAGCCGGTTAAAGTCTTGGCTATGATTACAGACATTAAGGAAATCATGACTAAATCGGGTAAATTAATGGTGATTCTCAATCTGGAAGATTTAAGCACGAAGGCAGAAGCTAAGGTTTGGGGGGATGACTATGAACGAGTTAAAGGTAATTTAGTGACTGAAATTCCAGTGATTTTAACGGGAAAAGTGAGCTGCTGGAACGATCAAACGCAACTGACGGTTAGCGAGGCGGAAAAGGTGAAGTTAGAAGAGATTCAAAAGCCGATAGAGGGTGAACTCGAATCCTCTGTCAAATCTCCTATTGAATCACCCGTTAATGTCATAGATTCTGATTCTATTTCTACTCCTGTAGAGCAAGAAATTTCCCCAAATCCTGGGCCTAACATTGAGAGTCAACCTTCTGGGGTTGTTTCTTCATCTCCTGTACCTGATGTTCGCCAATCTTGGATTGTGATTACTCTGTCTTTGGAAGAGGCTTCTGAAGCAGTGATGCGAAATCGGCTGAAATTATTATTAGAGGAGTATTCGGGACAAACAAATACCCAAACTTATCCGGTTCTGATTGTGATTAAAGGCGATCGCTTTGGATTTTCGCAAGGGGTGAAGCTTCCTCTACAATGGCAAGTTCAAGATCCGGATGCTCTGGTGGAACGACTGCGCCAAGAGCAGGTAGCGGTTGAGTTTAAACCGTTAGAGTTGCAAAACTTGCGAGTGTAA
- a CDS encoding alpha/beta hydrolase has protein sequence MLMALFHQGLWIFLAGLAIAYGTLCWYFWATQTRLIFFPVEEITRTPADIGLDYEDIWVESVEPGVKLHSWWIPNERSDRVLLYLHGNADNIGANAYHSGRFYHLGFSVFLFDYRGYGQSQGEFPTEKQVYDDTQTIWQYLVKERGIAPEQIVVYGHSLGGAIGIELATKHPEISHLIIEGSFTSLRRMGDYRYPLLNILPIDLLLQNQFNSLAKAPHLKMPTLFIHGLQDTAVPSFMSEELFAAAPEPKKLWLFPPGDHSTVAPLAGEEYFKTIREFVEMPAFPIPSHYLSPKK, from the coding sequence ATGTTGATGGCCTTATTTCATCAAGGATTATGGATTTTTTTGGCCGGTTTAGCGATCGCCTATGGAACACTCTGTTGGTATTTTTGGGCTACACAAACCCGGTTGATTTTTTTCCCCGTCGAAGAAATTACCCGCACCCCAGCCGATATTGGGTTAGACTATGAGGACATTTGGGTAGAGTCTGTGGAACCCGGAGTCAAGTTACATAGCTGGTGGATTCCCAATGAAAGAAGCGATCGCGTACTCCTCTATCTCCATGGTAACGCCGATAACATTGGCGCAAACGCCTATCACTCCGGACGATTTTACCATCTTGGCTTTTCCGTTTTCCTCTTCGATTATCGCGGATATGGTCAATCTCAAGGGGAATTTCCCACGGAAAAACAAGTTTATGACGATACCCAGACCATCTGGCAATACTTGGTCAAAGAGCGGGGGATCGCCCCAGAACAGATTGTAGTGTATGGTCATTCCCTAGGGGGAGCAATAGGTATAGAGTTAGCCACAAAACACCCCGAAATTTCCCATTTAATCATTGAAGGATCGTTTACCTCACTGCGGCGCATGGGCGATTATCGCTATCCTTTACTCAATATCTTACCCATCGATCTTTTATTGCAAAATCAATTTAATTCCCTAGCTAAAGCTCCTCACTTAAAAATGCCCACCCTCTTCATTCATGGCCTACAAGATACCGCCGTTCCCTCCTTTATGAGCGAAGAACTTTTTGCGGCTGCTCCAGAACCTAAAAAGCTCTGGCTCTTTCCCCCTGGCGATCATAGTACCGTTGCCCCTCTCGCTGGAGAAGAATACTTCAAAACCATTCGCGAATTTGTCGAAATGCCCGCTTTTCCCATTCCCAGTCATTATCTCAGTCCCAAAAAATAA